A single genomic interval of Anopheles marshallii chromosome 2, idAnoMarsDA_429_01, whole genome shotgun sequence harbors:
- the LOC128707562 gene encoding neuroligin 4-like: MSLHSNVAAEAAPGSRNDSNKVTMLPATVIIAVVVFAVSLVAPINSAGSGSSGGANSISGSGNSAGGTSGNMDESETLKKSTSSRIVHTKYGSVSGTIEHLDGRHLDPVEAFRGVPYASPPVGILRFMPPVTGALWSGVKKADRFSPVCPQRLPDIYNETAALERMPRGRLEYLRRLLPYLRNQSEDCLYLNIYVPTQAGSRESSSSSKYAVVVFVHGESYEWNSGNPYDGSVLASYGQILVVTINYRLGILGFLNANVDRFSKAPANYGLMDIIAALHWIQENIEAFGGDPKSVTLAGHGTGAACVHFLIASAAVPEGLLFHRAIMMSGSGLAPWSLVGEPAKFAAYVSHHVNCSPDLPHQLLLKCLRDKPLEDILSTSVRAPDFGNAFGPSVDGVVIDTGEIQQMDGTHYSDYNGSPSASKPSAHIHNTLNTINAILLRKLAINKLSKYDLLVGVTRAEAYFAFNSEDVQYGIEADRRTKILKNYVRSTYSFHLNEILATIVNEYTDWERPVQHPINIRDETLEALSDARIVAPAVQTADLHSADHRNSFLYVFDYQTKFGDFPQRQGCIHGEDLPYLFGAPLVGGFNHFTRNYTKSEIALSEAVMIYWSNFIRTGNPNEQLENDHVRDRTRFKNIEWTPYESVHKKYLNLDTKPKLKNHYRAHRLSFWLNLVPDLHKPGNDDVPSGHHELEADDEEPPVAMPTVKPLNPPQRDPAAIGSNYTLFTTQVFSLLNFSSYGILPNGSRHHPAPRPSHPVTAESSEGGDDDGTGAGGIGAGGMSSSQEDGFAAYSTALSVTIAIGCSLLILNVLIFAGVYYQRDKTRLNEPRGGAGMGPGGHGTLQTKKRNENGQIPNNICGELESLTIHSKTDPSTILGHHHPALQHHQMPPPEFADLPQRAPPPPKHLKSVPGDGGGMLPAHALQLIGSNCGTLTKKSCVKSNLSAAGMGGSVVGHPSQNVTMDELRV; encoded by the exons ATGAGCTTGCACAGCAATGTGGCAGCTGAAGCAGCACCAGGCAGCCGAAACGACTCGAATAAAGTAACCATGCTGCCAGCAACGGTGATTATTGCGGTGGTTGTTTTCGCCGTTTCGCTGGTGGCTCCCATCAATTCCGCAGGATCTGGCAGCAGCGGTGGCGCTAACAGCATCAGCGGCAGCGGCAACAGTGCCGGCGGTACCAGCGGCAACATGGACGAAAGCGAAACGCTCAAGAAGTCCACCAGTTCGCGGATCGTGCACACAAAGTATGGTTCCGTTTCCGGCACGATCGAACACCTGGACGGGCGCCATCTGGATCCGGTCGAGGCGTTCCGCGGTGTACCGTACGCTTCGCCCCCGGTGGGCATTCTGCGGTTCATGCCCCCGGTAACCGGGGCGCTCTGGTCCGGTGTAAAAAAGGCGGACAG ATTCAGTCCCGTCTGCCCACAGCGGCTGCCCGATATCTACAACGAAACGGCTGCCCTGGAACGGATGCCACGCGGCCGGTTGGAATACCTGCGACGCCTCTTGCCGTACCTGCGCAATCAATCAGAGGACTGCCTGTATCTCAACATCTACGTCCCGACGCAAG CTGGTTCGCGGGAAAGCTCTAGCTCCTCCAAATACGCCGTCGTGGTGTTTGTCCATGGTGAATCGTACGAGTGGAACAGTGGGAACCCGTACGATGGATCTGTACTAGCAAGTTATGGACAAATTTTAGTAGTTACAATCAATTATCGTTTAGGAATATTAG GATTTTTAAATGCCAACGTGGACCGGTTCTCGAAAGCACCGGCAAACTACGGTCTAATGGATATCATTGCCGCCCTGCATTGGATACAGGAAAACATCGAGGCCTTTGGAGGTGATCCCAAAAGTGTGACGCTGGCGGGTCACGGTACCGGTGCCGCCTGTGTACATTTTCTGATCGCCTCGGCAGCTGTTCCAGAAG GGCTTCTTTTCCACCGGGCAATCATGATGTCCGGATCGGGCCTAGCTCCGTGGTCGCTGGTAGGTGAACCGGCCAAATTTGCCGCTTACGTATCGCACCACGTAAACTGCTCACCCGATCTACCTCATCAGCTGCTACTCAAGTGCTTGCGGGACAAACCGCTCGAGGACATTCTATCCACCAGCGTGCGAGCACCAGATTTCGGGAACGCGTTCGGCCCCAGTGTAGACGGTGTTGTAATCG ACACTGGGGAAATTCAGCAGATGGATGGGACGCACTACAGCGATTACAATGGCAGTCCTTCAGCATCGAAACCATCCGCTCATATCCACAACACGCTCAACACGATCAATGCGATACTGTTGCGCAAACTAGCTATTAACAAATTGTCCAA GTACGATCTACTGGTGGGTGTAACGCGAGCCGAAGCGTACTTTGCCTTCAACTCCGAAGACGTCCAGTACGGTATCGAGGCGGACCGGAGGACGAAAATACTGAAAAACTACGTCCGAAGCACGTACAGCTTTCATCTGAACGAAATACTGGCCACGATCGTGAACGAGTACACCGATTGGGAACGTCCGGTTCAGCATCCCATCAATATAAG AGATGAAACGCTGGAAGCCTTGAGCGATGCACGTATCGTGGCGCCTGCCGTACAAACGGCCGACCTACATTCCGCTGATCACCGCAATTCGTTTCTGTACGTGTTCGATTATCAGACGAAATTTGGCGATTTTCCACAG CGACAGGGATGTATCCATGGGGAGGATCTGCCGTATCTGTTCGGTGCACCACTGGTCGGAGGATTCAATCACTTCACGCGCAACTACACCAAGTCCGAGATCGCCCTCTCGGAAGCGGTTATGATCTACTGGTCAAACTTCATCCGCACCGG TAATCCGAATGAGCAGCTCGAAAATGATCACGTACGCGACCGGACACGCTTCAAGAACATCGAATGGACGCCGTACGAGAGTGTGCACAAAAAATATCTCAATCTCG ACACGAAACCCAAACTGAAGAACCACTACCGTGCGCATCGACTATCCTTCTGGCTGAACTTGGTGCCGGATTTGCATAAGCCGGGCAATGACGATGTCCCCAGCGGGCACCACGAGCTGGAAGCGGACGATGAGGAACCCCCAGTTGCGATGCCCACGGTGAAACCGCTCAACCCACCCCAGCGAGATCCGGCAGCGATCGGGTCGAATTATACGCTCTTCACTACGCAGGTCTTTTCGCTGCTCAACTTCTCCTCGTACGGCATCCTGCCGAACGGTAGCCGGCATCATCCGGCCCCAAGACCAAGCCATCCGGTGACGGCTGAATCCTCCGAGGGTGGAGACGATGATGGTACTGGCGCGGGTGGTATCGGAGCGGGTGGAATGTCTTCGTCGCAGGAGGATGGGTTTGCCGCGTACAGTACCGCCCTCAGCGTAACGATCGCGATCGGATGCAGTTTGCTCATACTGAACGTGTTGATCTTTGCCGGCGTGTACTACCAGCGTGATAAGACGCGATTAAACGAACCGCGCGGTGGTGCTGGGATGGGTCCCGGTGGCCACGGTACACTGCAAACGAAGAAACGCAACGAAAACGGACAGATACCGAATAACATCTGTGGTGAGCTGGAGAGTCTCACGATTCACTCCAAAACGGACCCATCCACCATACTCGGACACCATCATCCGGCGCTGCAGCATCATCAAATGCCACCGCCCGAGTTTGCCGATCTTCCGCAGCGagcaccaccgccaccgaagCACCTCAAATCGGTCCCAGGTGACGGTGGTGGAATGCTGCCCGCACACGCACTCCAGCTGATCGGCAGCAACTGCGGCACACTGACCAAGAAGAGCTGCGTCAAATCGAACTTGTCGGCGGCGGGAATGGGTGGCAGCGTGGTCGGCCACCCGTCCCAGAACGTCACCATGGATGAGCTGCGCGTGTGA